One genomic segment of Rhizobium viscosum includes these proteins:
- a CDS encoding ABC transporter transmembrane domain-containing protein has protein sequence MAEQAELGEKKSRSLRPLGRLTPYVTRYRGMVAGALIALALAAVTSLAIPLAVRRMIDHGFTQADGTFINSYFAMLMVMAIVLAVASALRYYFVITIGERIVSDLRRDVFSHVTRLSPSFFDVNQSGEIVSRLTADTTQIKSAVGATASVALRNLILCIGALGMMIVTSPKLSSLVIVAIPVIVFPLVAGGRSVRKRSRAAQDTLAEASAFASETIAATRTVQAFNAETAAADRYGSAVESAYQAARSAVSSRALLTGIAITLIFGSVVAVLWFGAHSVLAGTLSAGTLGQFLLYAVIAAGSLGALSEVWGELSQAAGAADRLTELLDEVSPIAAPVNPQPLPSPAQGRVKFDGVHFAYPSRPGKSALHGLDFTVLPGETVAIVGASGAGKSTVFSLLLRFYDPQQGSVKIDGVDASQADPDALRQRLAIVPQDVTIFAASIHDNIAFGVQSATHEQVRVAAIAAQADEFINRLDKGYDTQVGERGVTLSGGQRQRIAIARAILKNAPILLLDEATSALDAESETLVQKALDGLMQGRTTLVIAHRLATVLKADRILVMDQGHVVEEGTHQSLIRHGGIYAKLARLQFDAANEDVLAAVK, from the coding sequence TTGGCAGAGCAGGCAGAGCTTGGGGAAAAGAAGTCGCGTTCGCTAAGGCCGCTCGGCAGGTTGACACCTTATGTGACCCGCTACCGCGGTATGGTCGCTGGCGCGCTGATTGCGCTGGCACTGGCCGCCGTCACCTCACTCGCCATACCGCTTGCCGTCCGCCGCATGATCGACCACGGCTTCACGCAGGCCGACGGCACGTTCATCAACAGCTATTTCGCAATGCTGATGGTCATGGCCATCGTGCTCGCCGTTGCCAGTGCGCTCCGCTACTATTTCGTCATCACAATTGGCGAGCGCATCGTTTCGGATCTGCGCCGCGATGTCTTCTCGCATGTCACGCGACTGTCGCCCTCCTTCTTCGACGTCAACCAATCGGGCGAGATCGTCTCGCGGCTGACGGCCGATACCACCCAGATCAAATCCGCCGTCGGCGCCACCGCTTCCGTGGCGCTTCGCAACCTGATCCTCTGTATCGGCGCGCTCGGCATGATGATCGTGACCTCGCCAAAGCTTTCGAGCCTCGTCATCGTTGCCATTCCTGTGATCGTCTTTCCGCTGGTCGCCGGCGGCCGCTCGGTGCGCAAGCGTTCCCGAGCGGCGCAGGATACGCTTGCAGAGGCTTCCGCCTTCGCCAGTGAGACGATCGCCGCTACCCGCACCGTGCAGGCCTTCAACGCCGAAACCGCCGCAGCGGACCGCTACGGCTCGGCTGTCGAATCCGCCTATCAAGCCGCGCGTTCCGCCGTCTCCTCCCGCGCCCTGCTGACGGGCATCGCCATCACCCTGATCTTCGGCAGCGTGGTCGCCGTTCTCTGGTTTGGCGCCCATAGTGTCCTCGCCGGCACGCTTTCGGCCGGCACGCTCGGCCAGTTTCTGCTCTATGCGGTCATCGCGGCTGGCTCGCTCGGTGCACTCTCGGAAGTCTGGGGCGAGCTTTCGCAGGCAGCAGGTGCAGCTGACCGCCTGACAGAGCTTCTCGACGAGGTGTCGCCGATCGCCGCCCCCGTAAATCCGCAGCCGCTCCCCTCGCCCGCCCAGGGTCGTGTGAAATTCGATGGCGTGCACTTCGCCTATCCGTCTCGTCCAGGCAAGTCGGCCCTGCACGGGCTGGATTTCACGGTCCTGCCAGGAGAAACGGTAGCGATCGTCGGTGCATCCGGCGCAGGCAAGAGCACGGTCTTTTCGCTCCTGCTGCGCTTCTACGATCCGCAACAGGGTAGCGTGAAGATCGACGGCGTCGACGCCTCCCAGGCGGACCCGGACGCCTTGCGCCAGCGCCTGGCTATCGTGCCGCAGGATGTGACCATCTTCGCCGCCTCGATCCACGACAACATCGCTTTCGGTGTTCAAAGCGCCACACACGAGCAGGTACGCGTCGCCGCGATCGCGGCCCAAGCCGACGAATTCATCAATCGGCTGGACAAGGGCTACGATACGCAGGTCGGCGAACGCGGCGTCACGCTGTCTGGTGGCCAACGCCAGCGCATCGCCATCGCGCGCGCGATCCTGAAGAACGCGCCCATTCTGCTTCTGGACGAGGCCACCTCGGCCCTCGATGCGGAGAGCGAAACGCTCGTACAGAAGGCGTTGGATGGGCTTATGCAAGGGCGCACCACACTGGTCATTGCCCACCGCCTCGCCACCGTGCTGAAAGCCGACCGCATTCTCGTCATGGATCAGGGCCACGTCGTCGAAGAAGGCACGCATCAGAGCCTGATCCGTCATGGCGGCATTTATGCGAAACTCGCTCGGCTGCAATTCGATGCGGCCAACGAGGATGTCCTGGCGGCCGTCAAGTAG
- the rpmE gene encoding 50S ribosomal protein L31, producing the protein MKEGIHPDYHVIKVVMTDGTEYETRSTWGSEGAVMNLEIDSKSHPAWTGGNQQLMDRGGRVSKFNKRFGGLGL; encoded by the coding sequence ATGAAGGAAGGCATCCATCCCGACTACCACGTCATCAAGGTAGTCATGACCGATGGCACCGAGTACGAAACCCGCTCGACCTGGGGTTCTGAAGGCGCTGTCATGAACCTCGAAATCGACTCCAAGTCGCACCCGGCTTGGACCGGCGGCAACCAGCAGCTCATGGACCGCGGCGGCCGTGTTTCGAAGTTCAACAAGCGTTTCGGTGGCCTCGGCCTCTAA
- the rcdA gene encoding protease adaptor protein RcdA: protein MSELGLNTISFAGRAAASSQFKTLYAEGMSLVEETASYLDGQGRAASKVLPRMASVLYAAESMRLTTRLMQMASWLLLQRAVNNGEMSRDQVLAEKNKVRLDGFNVDRNAPGWGDLPESFRDLVERSLRLQNRIALLDREIYRPTEAAIVPDNQNSVQAQLSLLQTAFGNN from the coding sequence ATGTCGGAACTTGGATTGAACACAATCAGTTTTGCGGGCCGCGCTGCCGCATCCTCGCAGTTTAAGACGCTGTATGCAGAGGGCATGTCGCTGGTCGAAGAAACCGCATCCTACCTCGACGGCCAGGGCCGCGCAGCCTCCAAGGTGCTGCCGCGCATGGCCTCGGTCCTTTACGCAGCTGAATCGATGCGCCTGACCACGCGCCTCATGCAGATGGCTTCCTGGCTGCTCCTGCAGCGCGCCGTCAACAATGGCGAAATGTCCCGCGATCAGGTTCTGGCCGAGAAGAACAAGGTTCGCCTCGATGGCTTCAACGTCGACCGCAATGCTCCGGGCTGGGGCGACCTGCCGGAATCATTCCGCGACCTCGTCGAACGTTCGCTCCGTCTGCAGAACCGCATCGCCTTGCTTGACCGCGAAATCTATCGCCCGACGGAAGCTGCGATCGTTCCGGACAATCAGAACAGCGTCCAGGCTCAGCTTTCCCTGCTGCAGACGGCCTTCGGCAACAACTGA
- a CDS encoding DUF1192 domain-containing protein: MSLMDDDKPQKKAAHEIGSDLSLLSVDELKARVELLKTEIARLEAEATKKASGRIAAESLFRS, encoded by the coding sequence ATGAGCTTGATGGATGACGACAAGCCGCAGAAGAAGGCCGCACACGAGATCGGTTCCGATCTCTCTCTGCTTTCGGTGGACGAACTGAAGGCGCGCGTGGAACTCTTGAAAACCGAGATCGCGCGGCTCGAAGCCGAAGCCACCAAGAAGGCTTCCGGCCGAATTGCCGCAGAAAGCCTTTTCCGATCATAA
- a CDS encoding MFS transporter has protein sequence MTRNLLSVAALLFGTLFLFMGNGLQGILLPVRGNLEGYATTTLGLLGTSWAAGFVIGCLVAPKMVRRVGHVRAFSGFIAIIAIIALVSGIIIDPVWWVILRAVTGFSTAGTSMIIESWLNERANNESRGAIFSLYIGITLLGVVGGQLMIPLEDVRTPVLFMICGIFYCIAMLPTTLSTAASPQPLKAVKLDLPALYRNSPVSCLGILLVGIANGAYGTLGAVFGAGAGLSDTSIAVMMSATIFAGAIMQLPAGRLSDRIDRRYVLAAMSAIAALAGLLIFLLHPSSPIFLIGLVILYGAVANTLYPIAVAHANDFAASEDFVKVSGGLLLLYGIGTVIGPTIGGPVMSVISPHALFLVTALAHLLITGYAIVRSRIRAAIPASDRDAYTTIPTATSPTLTPQSMSLADRGSNKPPESSDPVVKFG, from the coding sequence ATGACAAGAAATCTGCTGTCCGTCGCTGCGCTGCTCTTTGGCACGCTCTTCCTTTTCATGGGCAACGGATTGCAGGGCATTCTGCTTCCCGTACGCGGAAATCTCGAAGGTTATGCAACGACCACACTCGGCTTGCTCGGCACGTCCTGGGCGGCGGGCTTCGTCATCGGCTGCCTTGTTGCCCCGAAGATGGTGCGCCGCGTCGGCCATGTACGCGCCTTTTCCGGCTTCATCGCCATTATCGCCATCATCGCACTCGTGAGCGGCATCATCATCGACCCGGTCTGGTGGGTCATCCTGCGCGCCGTCACAGGCTTCTCAACCGCTGGCACCTCGATGATCATCGAAAGCTGGCTAAACGAGCGAGCGAATAATGAAAGCCGCGGCGCGATCTTCTCGCTCTATATCGGCATCACGCTGCTGGGCGTCGTCGGCGGCCAGCTGATGATCCCGCTGGAAGACGTGCGCACACCGGTGCTCTTCATGATCTGCGGCATCTTCTACTGCATTGCCATGCTGCCGACGACGCTCTCGACCGCCGCTTCGCCGCAGCCGCTGAAGGCGGTGAAGCTCGATCTGCCTGCGCTCTATCGCAACTCGCCCGTCTCATGCCTTGGCATCCTGCTCGTCGGCATCGCCAACGGCGCCTATGGTACGCTCGGCGCCGTCTTCGGCGCGGGTGCCGGGCTCTCCGATACCTCGATTGCGGTAATGATGAGTGCCACCATCTTTGCCGGTGCGATAATGCAGCTTCCGGCCGGGCGCCTCTCCGACCGCATCGACCGCCGTTATGTGCTGGCGGCCATGTCAGCCATCGCAGCGCTCGCCGGCCTCCTGATTTTCCTGCTGCATCCCTCTTCCCCGATCTTCCTGATCGGCCTCGTCATCCTCTACGGCGCCGTCGCCAATACGCTCTATCCGATCGCCGTCGCCCATGCGAACGACTTTGCCGCATCGGAGGATTTCGTAAAGGTCTCGGGCGGCTTGCTGCTTCTCTACGGTATCGGCACCGTCATCGGTCCGACGATCGGCGGTCCGGTCATGTCGGTCATAAGTCCACATGCGCTCTTCCTGGTGACGGCGCTCGCCCATCTTCTGATCACCGGCTATGCCATCGTCAGAAGCCGTATTCGCGCAGCCATCCCGGCAAGCGACCGTGATGCCTATACGACGATCCCGACAGCAACATCTCCTACGCTCACGCCGCAAAGCATGTCGCTTGCCGATCGCGGCTCCAATAAGCCTCCCGAAAGCAGCGATCCTGTTGTAAAGTTCGGCTGA
- a CDS encoding PhzF family phenazine biosynthesis protein, giving the protein MNSLSYTTVDVFTSTRFEGNPLAVMSDARGVSDAAMQKIAAEFGYSEVTFVLPPENPQNTARVRIFTPTMEIPFAGHPNVGTAYILGQQSEIFGRPIGDTLRFEEKAGLVEVALQRSEGRITAATIRAPRPLEIEDTIPDAIIAGCVSIDPASIRRDTHVPVFVSVGLKFAVAELESLEALAAASPNINGFQAAAKSVTGSHDFSLFLYVRPAATPWNIRARMFAPLDNVIEDPATGSASAALSAYLVSLLPVADISQHVTIEQGVEMGRRSIIELDVVKKAGTVTDVTISGSCVPVMKGEIILQD; this is encoded by the coding sequence ATGAACAGCCTGTCTTACACCACCGTCGACGTCTTCACTTCCACCCGCTTCGAGGGTAACCCGCTCGCGGTCATGAGCGACGCCAGGGGTGTCAGCGACGCCGCAATGCAGAAGATCGCCGCCGAATTCGGCTATTCAGAAGTCACCTTCGTGCTTCCTCCGGAGAACCCGCAAAACACGGCAAGGGTGCGCATCTTTACGCCGACGATGGAGATACCCTTCGCCGGCCATCCCAATGTTGGTACCGCCTATATTCTTGGCCAGCAGAGCGAAATCTTCGGCCGCCCCATCGGCGATACGCTGCGGTTCGAAGAAAAGGCCGGCCTCGTGGAAGTCGCCCTGCAGCGCAGCGAAGGTCGTATCACCGCAGCGACGATCCGCGCTCCACGACCGCTTGAAATAGAAGACACGATACCCGATGCGATCATCGCTGGCTGCGTCTCCATCGACCCGGCGTCAATCCGCAGGGACACGCATGTCCCGGTCTTCGTCTCCGTCGGCCTGAAATTTGCCGTTGCCGAACTCGAAAGCCTCGAGGCTCTGGCCGCGGCAAGCCCTAATATCAACGGCTTCCAGGCTGCGGCCAAGTCTGTAACCGGCAGCCATGATTTCTCCCTGTTTCTCTACGTTCGCCCGGCGGCTACGCCATGGAATATCCGCGCCCGCATGTTCGCACCGTTGGACAACGTCATCGAAGACCCCGCGACCGGCAGCGCTTCGGCAGCCCTTTCCGCCTATCTCGTCTCACTCCTGCCGGTGGCGGACATCAGCCAGCACGTGACGATCGAACAGGGCGTAGAAATGGGCCGGCGCAGCATCATCGAACTCGATGTGGTCAAGAAGGCCGGCACGGTGACTGACGTGACGATCTCGGGAAGCTGCGTACCCGTCATGAAAGGCGAGATCATCCTGCAGGACTGA
- a CDS encoding class I fructose-bisphosphate aldolase gives MSERLEDIAVKMVAGGRGLLAADESTATIKKRFDAINLESTETSRRDYREMLFRSDEAMKKYISGVILYEETLFQKAADGTSFVDIIRAADSIPGIKVDTGAKPMAKYPGETVTEGLDGLADRLARYYEAGARFAKWRGVIAISQTLPSRGSVRANAQALARYAALCQEAKIVPIVEPECLMDGKPGDHNIDRCAEVTEATLRIVFEELADARVSLEGMILKPNMVIDGKNARKASIAEVAERTVQVLKRTVPSSVPGIAFLSGGQTTEEATAHLSAINSGYELPWFVTFSYGRALQDSALKVWNGKQENVAAGQREFSHRAEMNSLAAKGNWKAELEKAA, from the coding sequence ATGAGCGAACGACTGGAAGACATTGCAGTGAAGATGGTTGCTGGCGGTCGGGGCCTGCTTGCCGCCGATGAATCGACCGCTACCATCAAGAAGCGTTTCGACGCGATCAATCTTGAATCGACTGAAACCAGCCGGCGCGATTATCGTGAGATGCTCTTCCGCTCCGACGAAGCGATGAAGAAGTACATCTCCGGCGTCATTCTCTATGAGGAAACCCTTTTCCAGAAGGCGGCCGACGGCACGTCCTTCGTCGACATCATCAGGGCCGCCGACAGTATTCCAGGTATCAAGGTCGATACCGGCGCAAAGCCGATGGCAAAGTATCCGGGTGAGACCGTCACCGAAGGGCTCGACGGCCTCGCAGACCGCCTTGCCAGATATTACGAAGCCGGTGCCCGCTTCGCCAAGTGGCGCGGCGTGATCGCCATCTCGCAGACGCTGCCGAGCCGCGGTTCCGTCCGCGCCAATGCCCAGGCGCTTGCCCGTTATGCTGCGCTTTGCCAGGAAGCCAAGATCGTACCGATCGTCGAGCCGGAATGCCTGATGGACGGCAAGCCGGGCGACCACAATATCGACCGCTGCGCCGAAGTGACTGAAGCCACGCTGCGCATCGTGTTCGAGGAACTGGCCGATGCCCGCGTCAGCCTCGAGGGCATGATCCTGAAGCCGAACATGGTCATCGATGGCAAGAATGCCCGCAAGGCCTCCATCGCCGAAGTTGCAGAGCGTACCGTTCAGGTCCTGAAGCGCACGGTCCCGTCGTCCGTTCCGGGCATTGCCTTCCTCTCCGGCGGCCAGACCACGGAAGAGGCCACCGCCCATCTCTCCGCAATCAACTCCGGTTATGAACTGCCCTGGTTTGTCACCTTCTCCTACGGCCGTGCCCTGCAGGACAGCGCGCTCAAGGTCTGGAACGGCAAGCAGGAAAACGTCGCTGCCGGCCAGCGCGAGTTCTCCCATCGCGCCGAAATGAACAGTCTCGCTGCCAAGGGCAACTGGAAGGCCGAACTCGAAAAGGCTGCATGA
- a CDS encoding phosphoglycerate kinase — translation MAAFKTLDDLNDIAGKRVLVRVDLNVPVKDSKVTDTTRIERVAPTILELSKKGAKVILLAHFGRPKDGPSAEFSLSLVAPSVETVLDHAVLTASDCIGEAAASAVAKMNNGDILLLENTRFHKGEEKNDPDFTKALAANGDIYVNDAFSAAHRAHSSTEGLAHHLPAYAGRTMQAELEALEKGLGNPVRPVVAIVGGAKVSSKIDLLMNLVKKVDALVIGGGMANTFIAARGTDVGKSLCEHDLADTAKQIMIEAATAGCAIVLPEDGVVAREFKAGAANEVVSIEAIPGDAMVLDVGPKSVDAVKAWIERATTLVWNGPLGAFEIEPFDAATVAAAKYAAERTKAGKLTSVAGGGDTVSALNHAGVAEEFSYVSTAGGAFLEWMEGKELPGVAVLSANR, via the coding sequence ATGGCAGCTTTCAAGACCCTCGACGACCTCAACGATATCGCCGGCAAGCGCGTTCTCGTCCGCGTCGACCTCAACGTCCCGGTCAAGGACAGCAAGGTCACGGACACGACCCGCATCGAACGCGTCGCACCGACGATCCTTGAACTGTCGAAAAAGGGCGCGAAGGTCATCCTGCTCGCCCATTTCGGCCGCCCGAAGGATGGCCCTTCGGCAGAATTCTCCCTGTCGCTGGTCGCACCCTCTGTCGAGACGGTACTGGATCATGCCGTACTGACGGCTTCTGACTGCATCGGCGAGGCCGCCGCTTCCGCCGTCGCAAAGATGAACAATGGCGATATCCTGCTCCTGGAAAACACCCGCTTCCACAAAGGCGAGGAAAAGAACGATCCAGATTTCACCAAGGCGCTCGCCGCAAACGGCGATATCTATGTGAACGACGCCTTCTCGGCTGCCCACCGCGCTCATTCCTCCACCGAAGGTCTTGCCCACCACCTGCCGGCCTATGCCGGCCGCACCATGCAGGCTGAGCTCGAGGCACTGGAAAAGGGCCTCGGGAACCCGGTCCGTCCAGTCGTCGCAATCGTCGGCGGTGCCAAGGTCTCCTCCAAGATCGACCTCCTGATGAATCTCGTGAAGAAGGTCGACGCACTCGTCATCGGCGGCGGCATGGCCAACACCTTCATCGCCGCCCGCGGCACCGATGTCGGCAAGTCGCTCTGCGAGCATGATCTCGCCGATACCGCCAAGCAGATCATGATCGAAGCCGCCACCGCCGGCTGCGCGATCGTTCTGCCGGAAGACGGCGTCGTCGCCCGTGAGTTCAAGGCAGGTGCTGCCAATGAGGTCGTCTCCATCGAAGCCATCCCTGGCGATGCCATGGTCCTCGATGTCGGTCCGAAGTCGGTCGATGCCGTCAAGGCCTGGATCGAACGCGCCACTACGCTCGTCTGGAACGGTCCGCTCGGCGCCTTTGAAATCGAGCCCTTCGACGCGGCGACCGTCGCCGCCGCGAAATATGCCGCCGAGCGCACCAAAGCCGGCAAACTCACGTCAGTCGCAGGCGGTGGTGATACGGTCTCGGCGCTGAACCATGCCGGCGTTGCCGAAGAGTTTAGCTATGTTTCGACTGCAGGCGGCGCCTTCCTTGAATGGATGGAAGGCAAGGAACTGCCGGGCGTGGCCGTTCTCTCCGCCAACCGATAA
- a CDS encoding potassium/proton antiporter, whose protein sequence is MEAFYIVVLVATALVLLAAFSSLLAFRFGAPLLLLFLMIGLAAGVDGFGIEFSNNYLAYVLGSIALAIILFDSGFGTPMQAFRIAAVPSLTLASIGVLLTAALFAFAARWLLNFTWLEGMLLGSIVASTDAAAVFFLLRIGGINIRDKVRSTLEVESGTNDPMAIFLTIALVEVLASGERYAGINIGMLAMFIQQMGLGVILGLLGGMMIVLIAGRLETDRGLTPIFVLALALLVFSFTGAVGGSGFLAVYVAGIYAGNRKMQAIGTIRRFQDGMTWLAQIIMFLVLGLLATPSQFPVIIVPAILLALFLIFVARPLAVWLSLLPFDYTQQEIGFVAWVGLRGAVSILLAIMPILGGLQHSQIYFNTAFIIVLVSLLVQGWTIKPVAKRLGLIIPPRIGAVDKVEVDLPGAANHELLSYRVIKDSPVLRGERIPRWAAPSLVIRDGKSMRYQYAGRLRENDLVYLFIAPSYSRLLDRLFASRAPVDEDDAEFFGAFALSPARPAADLDAAYGPGLLNESEKGLTIAELMKQRLGGKADYADRVRLGSLILIVRDLDDQDHITSVGMSLEAVEPAITLPIFINLREIIERTRDRMKGRKKQEAAAAESAAGRDESPR, encoded by the coding sequence ATGGAAGCGTTTTACATCGTGGTGCTGGTCGCAACGGCGCTCGTGCTTCTTGCAGCTTTTTCGAGCCTGCTGGCCTTCCGCTTCGGCGCCCCTCTGCTTCTGCTGTTTCTGATGATCGGGCTTGCCGCAGGTGTCGATGGTTTCGGCATAGAATTCAGCAACAACTATCTGGCCTATGTTCTGGGCTCGATCGCCCTTGCCATCATCCTTTTCGATTCCGGCTTCGGCACGCCGATGCAGGCCTTCCGCATCGCCGCGGTGCCGTCGCTGACGCTGGCCTCGATCGGCGTGCTTCTGACAGCAGCACTTTTCGCATTTGCCGCCCGCTGGCTGCTCAACTTCACCTGGCTGGAAGGCATGCTGCTCGGCTCGATCGTTGCCTCCACCGATGCCGCCGCCGTCTTTTTCCTGTTGCGCATCGGCGGCATCAATATCAGAGACAAGGTGCGTTCCACGCTGGAAGTCGAATCCGGCACCAACGACCCTATGGCGATTTTCCTCACCATCGCACTGGTCGAGGTTCTCGCGAGCGGCGAACGCTACGCCGGAATCAACATCGGCATGCTTGCCATGTTCATCCAGCAGATGGGCCTTGGCGTCATCCTCGGCCTGCTCGGCGGCATGATGATCGTGCTGATCGCTGGCCGGCTGGAAACCGATCGCGGCCTCACGCCGATCTTCGTGCTGGCGCTCGCTCTGCTCGTCTTCTCCTTCACTGGCGCAGTCGGCGGCAGTGGTTTCCTTGCCGTCTATGTCGCCGGCATCTACGCTGGAAACCGCAAGATGCAGGCGATCGGCACCATCAGGCGCTTTCAGGATGGCATGACCTGGCTTGCCCAGATCATCATGTTCCTCGTGCTCGGCCTGCTTGCGACGCCCTCGCAGTTTCCTGTCATCATCGTGCCGGCGATCCTGCTGGCACTGTTCCTGATCTTCGTGGCCCGCCCGCTCGCCGTCTGGCTGTCGCTGCTGCCCTTCGATTATACGCAGCAGGAAATCGGTTTTGTCGCCTGGGTCGGCCTGCGCGGCGCCGTCTCTATCCTGCTCGCCATCATGCCAATCCTCGGCGGGCTGCAGCATAGCCAGATCTATTTCAACACCGCCTTCATCATCGTGCTCGTCTCACTGCTTGTACAGGGCTGGACGATCAAACCGGTTGCCAAGCGTCTCGGCCTTATCATCCCGCCGCGCATCGGCGCGGTCGACAAGGTGGAGGTCGACCTGCCGGGCGCCGCCAACCACGAGCTGCTTTCCTATCGCGTCATCAAGGACAGCCCGGTTCTTCGCGGCGAACGCATTCCGCGCTGGGCAGCCCCCTCGCTCGTGATCCGCGACGGCAAGTCGATGCGCTACCAATATGCCGGCCGGCTCAGGGAAAACGATCTCGTCTATCTCTTCATCGCACCCAGTTATTCGCGCCTGCTCGACCGCCTCTTCGCCAGCCGTGCCCCTGTTGATGAGGACGATGCGGAATTCTTCGGCGCCTTTGCGCTGTCGCCGGCCCGCCCCGCAGCCGACCTCGATGCAGCCTATGGTCCAGGCCTGCTCAACGAATCCGAAAAGGGCCTGACGATCGCCGAACTCATGAAACAACGCCTCGGCGGCAAGGCGGACTATGCCGATCGTGTCCGTCTCGGTTCGCTCATCCTCATTGTCCGCGATCTCGACGACCAGGATCATATCACCTCGGTCGGCATGTCGCTGGAGGCCGTGGAGCCTGCCATCACGCTGCCGATTTTCATCAATCTGCGAGAGATTATCGAGCGCACCCGCGACCGTATGAAGGGCAGGAAAAAGCAGGAAGCGGCGGCTGCGGAAAGCGCTGCCGGACGTGACGAAAGCCCGCGCTAA
- a CDS encoding GNAT family N-acetyltransferase, protein MTIRKATVDDAEELCGLINEIIEAGGTTALEDLFSPELLADWFISGEFPLACHVAQAESGLAGFQFLSSYGDLPKGWADIGTFARLNPKTPGVGTALFATTLSAAEERNIEVIRATIRADNTGGLAYYEKMGFLTYNTLEKVPLNDGTPVDRIQKQYLMKKERSGL, encoded by the coding sequence CTGACCATTCGCAAGGCGACTGTTGATGACGCGGAGGAACTCTGCGGACTTATCAATGAAATCATCGAAGCCGGCGGCACGACTGCCCTTGAGGATCTCTTTTCGCCCGAACTGTTAGCCGACTGGTTCATATCAGGTGAATTCCCCCTCGCATGCCACGTGGCGCAAGCGGAATCAGGGCTTGCCGGCTTCCAGTTCCTCAGCAGTTACGGCGATCTGCCCAAGGGTTGGGCCGATATCGGAACCTTCGCGCGCCTGAACCCGAAGACACCAGGCGTTGGCACCGCGTTGTTTGCGACAACGCTTTCTGCCGCCGAAGAGCGCAATATCGAAGTCATCCGTGCAACCATCCGCGCCGATAATACTGGCGGGCTGGCCTATTACGAGAAGATGGGCTTTCTCACCTATAATACGCTGGAGAAAGTGCCGCTGAACGACGGTACTCCGGTGGATCGAATTCAGAAGCAATATCTGATGAAGAAGGAACGAAGCGGCCTCTGA
- the gap gene encoding type I glyceraldehyde-3-phosphate dehydrogenase, which yields MTVKVAINGFGRIGRNVLRAIVESGRTDIEVVAINDLGPVETNAHLLRYDSIHGKFPAEVKVEGDTITVGNGKPIKVTAIKDPATLPHRELGVDIAMECTGIFTARDKAAAHLTAGAKRVIVSAPADGADLTVVFGVNHDQLTKEHLVISNASCTTNCLVPVVKVLDDAVGIDHGFMTTIHSYTGDQPTLDTMHKDLYRARAAALSMIPTSTGAAKAVGLVLPHLKGKLDGTSIRVPTPNVSVVDFKFVSKKATTVGEINEAIKAASNGKLKGILGYTDEPLVSRDFNHDSHSSIFATDQTKVMEGNFVRVLSWYDNEWGFSSRMSDTAVAFAKLI from the coding sequence ATGACAGTCAAGGTTGCCATCAACGGTTTCGGGCGTATCGGCCGCAACGTACTTCGCGCCATCGTCGAATCCGGCCGTACCGACATCGAAGTCGTCGCCATCAACGACCTCGGCCCGGTCGAGACCAACGCTCACCTGCTCCGTTACGACTCCATCCATGGTAAGTTCCCGGCCGAAGTGAAGGTCGAAGGCGACACGATCACCGTCGGCAACGGCAAGCCGATCAAGGTCACCGCGATCAAGGATCCGGCAACCCTTCCCCATAGGGAACTTGGCGTCGACATCGCGATGGAATGCACGGGTATCTTCACCGCCCGCGACAAGGCTGCGGCCCACCTGACGGCTGGCGCCAAGCGCGTCATCGTTTCAGCTCCTGCCGACGGCGCTGACCTGACCGTTGTCTTCGGCGTCAACCATGACCAGCTCACCAAGGAGCACTTGGTCATCTCCAACGCCTCCTGCACCACGAACTGCCTGGTGCCAGTCGTGAAGGTTCTCGACGACGCCGTCGGCATCGACCACGGCTTCATGACGACCATCCACTCCTACACCGGCGACCAGCCGACGCTCGACACGATGCACAAGGACCTGTATCGCGCCCGCGCTGCGGCTCTGTCCATGATCCCGACTTCGACGGGCGCAGCCAAGGCTGTCGGCCTCGTTCTGCCGCACCTCAAGGGCAAGCTCGACGGCACCTCGATCCGCGTTCCGACCCCGAACGTCTCGGTCGTCGACTTCAAGTTCGTTTCCAAGAAGGCCACCACGGTCGGCGAAATCAACGAAGCGATCAAGGCTGCCTCCAACGGCAAGCTGAAGGGCATCCTCGGCTACACCGACGAGCCGCTCGTTTCGCGCGACTTCAACCACGACAGCCATTCCTCGATCTTCGCGACCGACCAGACCAAGGTTATGGAAGGCAATTTCGTGCGCGTCCTGTCCTGGTACGACAACGAGTGGGGCTTCTCCAGCCGCATGTCAGACACGGCTGTCGCCTTCGCCAAGCTCATCTGA